A single genomic interval of Lucilia cuprina isolate Lc7/37 chromosome 2, ASM2204524v1, whole genome shotgun sequence harbors:
- the LOC111683149 gene encoding vesicular glutamate transporter 1, translating to MKGLTAFKEKATGVFSGIKPNFENFEISKGYHGGVGGYEEMEGAEREGDGPGGGIPYDDDRPDSPASFEEIERPPLRKVDKYCRAQCPCMSARYTIATMACIGFMIAFGMRCNMSAAKLKGEHNGTAFMNWTVATESHVDSSFFWGYLVTQIPGGFIASKFPANKIFGLSIASSATLHLFVPFAMTLMEGDVVICVRILQGLFEGVTYPACHGIWRFWAPPMERSRLATLAFSGSYAGVVVGLPLSGLLADSVGYQAPFYAYGVFGIIWYCFWLWLCFENPRKHPAISIPELKYIEKSLGESSVQPSMPNLRTTPWAAMIRSMPVYAIIVANFCRSWNFYLLVLFQSSFLKHKFHFKIEEAGFVGSLPHLIMTTIVPFGGMLADHLRKNGIMSTTNVRKLFNCGGFGMEGIFFLFVAHADTATGAMFALTCGVAFSGFAISGYNVNHLDIAPRYASILMGLSNGIGTLAGIIVPYALDGLIQKDPEGCWTTVFTLAACVHLCGCTFYGIFASGELQPWAEPPAEEKQVWSPPIGAITEDPTLAAAAGFIKETSFGETPQYTEQSQMQQPNAINYGATGHVANNPFAMAGVGSLATTTISEESMQPDANITDNYQSYDYATQQQQQSAMAPQMGQMPTYEQQYPQYQQQQ from the exons ATGAAGGGTTTAACGGCGTTTAAGGAAAAAGCCACAGGAGTTTTTAGTGG CATTAAACCAAATTTTGAGAATTTCGAAATCTCCAAAGGTTATCATGGCGGTGTGGGTGGCTATGAAGAAATGGAGGGTGCCGAACGGGAGGGTGATGGACCAGGTGGCGGTATACCATACGATGATGATAGACCTGATTCGCCAGCATCGTTTGAGGAAATCGAAAGACCACCTTTGCGTAAAGTTGATAAGTATTGTAGGGCCCAGTGTCCATGTATGTCGGCACGTTATACAATTGCCACAATGGCGTGTATAGGATTTATGATTGCCTTTGGTATGCGTTGTAATATGTCGGCTGCCAAATTGAAAGGAGAGCACAATGGT ACGGCTTTTATGAATTGGACAGTGGCCACAGAGAGTCATGTTGATTCATCATTTTTCTGGGGTTATTTAGTAACACAAATACCGGGTGGTTTTATTGCATCTAAATTTCCAGCTAATAAAATCTTTGGTCTATCGATTGCCAGTTCAGCAACACTGCATTTATTTGTGCCATTCGCCATGACTCTGATGGAGGGCGATGTGGTGATATGTGTGCGTATATTGCAAGGATTATTCGAG GGTGTTACTTATCCCGCTTGTCATGGTATCTGGCGTTTTTGGGCTCCACCTATGGAACGTTCTCGTTTGGCCACATTGGCCTTCAGTGGCTCTTATGCTGGTGTTGTGGTGGGACTACCATTATCTGGCCTTCTAGCTGATTCTGTAGGCTATCAGGCTCCTTTCTATGCCTATGGTGTATTTGGCATAATATG gTACTGCTTTTGGTTATGGCTTTGTTTTGAGAATCCCCGCAAACATCCTGCCATTAGTATACCCGAACTCAAATATATTGAGAAATCGCTGGGTGAGTCCTCCGTTCAGCCTTCGATGCCTAACTTAAGGACTACTCCTTGGGCCGCTATGATTCGCTCTATGCCCGTTTATGCCATTATTGTGGCAAACTTTTGTCGTTCCTGGAATTTCTATCTATTAGTATTGTTCCAGTCCTCGTTTCTTAAGCATAAATTCcattttaaaattgaagaaGCCGGTTTTGTGGGGTCTTTGCCACATTTAATTATGACCACCATTGTACCGTTTGGTGGTATGTTAGCCGATCATTTGCGTAAAAATGGCATAATGTCTACGACGAATGTAAGAAAACTATTCAATTGTGGCGGTTTTGGTATGGAGggtatatttttcctttttgtggCTCATGCAGATACAGCG ACTGGTGCCATGTTTGCTTTAACGTGTGGTGTTGCCTTTTCCGGTTTTGCCATATCCGGTTACAATGTCAATCATTTAGATATAGCTCCTCGTTATGCCAGTATTCTAATGGGTCTTTCCAATGGTATCGGTACTTTGGCCGGCATTATTGTTCCATATGCTCTGGATGGTCTTATACAGAAAGAT CCGGAAGGTTGTTGGACAACTGTTTTCACTTTGGCCGCTTGTGTTCATTTATGTGGTTGTACATTCTATGGTATATTTGCATCGGGCGAGTTACAACCTTGGGCTGAACCACCCGCAGAGGAGAAACAAGTCTGGTCACCACCAATAGGCGCTATAACCGAAGATCCTACTCTAGCGGCTGCAGCTGGCTTCATAAAAGAAACAtcattt GGTGAAACACCACAATATACTGAACAAAGTCAAATGCAACAACCAAATGCCATTAATTATGGTGCGACAGGTCACGTGGCCAATAATCCTTTTGCCATGGCCGGAGTTGGTTCACTGGCAACAACAACCATTAGTGAAGAAAGCATGCAACCTGATGCTAATATAACAGACAATTATCAAAGCTATGACTATgccacacaacaacaacagcaatcagCAATGGCACCACAAATGGGACAAATGCCAACATATGAACAACAATATCCTCAatatcagcaacaacaatag